The following is a genomic window from Vicinamibacterales bacterium.
CACCGCGTAGAGCGCCGTGCACGCGTGCCCCTTACTGAGGATGAACCGGTCGCGGTCCGGGGCGGCCGGATCGTCGGTTGAAACCCTGAGGAATCCGCCATACAGCGCCACCAGCACGTCCACGCAGCTCAGCGCGGAGCCCAGATGGCCGTGACGGCCATCGAACGCCATCTGAACACACGTGGCCCGTATCTGCCGAGCGCGGCGCTGAAGATCGGCGATCTCGGGAGAATGCTCGACCGGTTGCCGCTCACTCATCGTGCCGGGACCTCGCCGGGAGCTGGAACTGGTGGAAGTGGTCATTCTACGGGTGCAGTGCGCCGGCGTGCAAGACGACGGCCGATCCGGCGGCGGCGGATCTTGACAGGCTGCAATCCGCCTTCCATCATATCGGCACCGACGGGCCTCCGTGGGAACAATCGAGACGGGGTGCGCGGATGACCAGGACTCCTGCCAATCCTGACGTGCTGGCGTTCTACCAATCTCAACCGTTCAACATGGCAGGATCGCCTCGCGCCATGGCGGCTGAGATCCGTAGTCGCGATCCGATTCTCGAATATCCGCAACTGGTGCCGCTGCTGGGCCCCGGCACCGCCGTCCTCGATGTGGGATGCGGAACCGGCTGGTTCGGCAACGCGTTGGCGTACCACTACGATTGCCCGATTGTGGGCATCGACTTCAATCCTGTTGCGGTTGAGTTCGCCCGCCGGACGGCTGCGGCACTCGGAGTGGAGAGCACGTTCCATCCCGCCGATCTCTTCCTCTGGGAGCCCGAGGCGAAGTTCGACGTGGTCGTGTCCCTCGGGGTGCTGCACCACACCAACGATTGCGAAGCGGCGCTGGATCGCCTGCTGCGCGTGTTCGTCCGACCACGCGGCCATGCGCTGGTCGGGCTGTATCATCGTTACGGGCGGCGTCCGTTCCTGGAGCACTTCGATCGGCTGAGGAGCGCAGGGGCTTCGGAAGCACAGTTGTACGAGGAGTTCCGCACGTTGTTCGGTTCGCAACCGGTCGACGCGGACCACTGCCGCTCCTGGTTCCGCGACCAGGTGCTGCACCCGCACGAAACGCAGCACACGCTCCGGGAACTGCTTCCGGTAATCCAGCGGAGCGGTGCCGCAGTGGTGTCGACGTCGCTGAACGGCTTCCAGCCGGTCACCGACTGGACGTCGGTACTCGACGCGGAGCCTGCACAGGAGACGGTTGGGCTG
Proteins encoded in this region:
- a CDS encoding class I SAM-dependent methyltransferase, giving the protein MTRTPANPDVLAFYQSQPFNMAGSPRAMAAEIRSRDPILEYPQLVPLLGPGTAVLDVGCGTGWFGNALAYHYDCPIVGIDFNPVAVEFARRTAAALGVESTFHPADLFLWEPEAKFDVVVSLGVLHHTNDCEAALDRLLRVFVRPRGHALVGLYHRYGRRPFLEHFDRLRSAGASEAQLYEEFRTLFGSQPVDADHCRSWFRDQVLHPHETQHTLRELLPVIQRSGAAVVSTSLNGFQPVTDWTSVLDAEPAQETVGLARLAARRYFPGFFVVLLKQM